One Nostoc punctiforme PCC 73102 DNA window includes the following coding sequences:
- the rsmA gene encoding 16S rRNA (adenine(1518)-N(6)/adenine(1519)-N(6))-dimethyltransferase RsmA, giving the protein MIRPRKVFAQHWLKSEKALDAIIKAAECTESDRSPKGDCILEIGPGTGILTRRLLPLVQSLIAVEIDRDLCQLLSKQLGKTENFLLLQGDFLTLDLPSYLVAFPNFQKPNKVVANIPYNITGPIIEKLLGTIANPNPEPFDSIVLLVQKEVAERLYAKPGSKTFGALSVRVQYLAECELICTVPASAFHPAPKVDSAVVRLRPRKIEIPALNPRQLETFLKLGFGAKRKMLRNNLQSVIERDRLSHLLEQLKINPQARAEDISVQQWVILANELAVASGEQGVGNR; this is encoded by the coding sequence ATGATCCGACCGCGTAAGGTCTTTGCTCAACATTGGCTCAAAAGTGAAAAGGCGCTCGACGCAATTATTAAAGCAGCGGAGTGTACAGAAAGCGATCGCTCCCCCAAAGGCGATTGCATCCTGGAAATTGGTCCTGGAACTGGCATTCTCACTCGTCGTTTATTACCCTTAGTGCAATCTCTGATTGCAGTTGAAATAGACCGCGACTTATGCCAACTGTTGTCAAAGCAACTGGGTAAGACTGAAAATTTCTTATTGCTACAAGGCGATTTTCTCACCCTGGATTTACCATCTTATTTGGTAGCCTTTCCCAATTTCCAAAAGCCAAACAAAGTAGTAGCCAATATTCCCTACAACATTACAGGGCCAATCATTGAGAAACTACTGGGTACGATCGCAAATCCCAACCCCGAACCATTTGACTCTATAGTATTGCTGGTACAAAAAGAGGTAGCAGAAAGGTTGTATGCTAAACCAGGGTCAAAAACCTTTGGGGCGTTGAGCGTGCGGGTACAGTATTTGGCTGAGTGTGAGTTAATCTGCACAGTCCCAGCCTCTGCATTCCATCCAGCGCCAAAAGTTGATTCAGCAGTGGTAAGATTACGTCCCCGAAAAATAGAAATACCAGCGCTTAATCCCCGACAGTTAGAGACTTTCTTGAAGTTGGGGTTTGGTGCCAAGCGCAAAATGTTACGAAATAATTTGCAATCTGTTATAGAACGCGATCGCCTGAGCCACTTACTGGAACAATTAAAAATAAATCCCCAAGCCAGAGCCGAAGATATCAGCGTTCAGCAATGGGTAATCCTAGCAAATGAACTGGCAGTAGCGAGTGGGGAGCAGGGAGTAGGAAATAGATGA
- a CDS encoding right-handed parallel beta-helix repeat-containing protein: MVITGFNLSAYFAIPLVLSLLAKGENIKVSLVENVHQVSTNKEIILSSRQLISTKTTPKTYYVSGTGNDTNSGLSNSSPFRTIQKAANLTNPGDTVLIMNGVYRNSSPNGQVVSITRSGKANAWIKFKAYPGHRPKIKHNGWNGILIHSGASYIEINGLEVIGNNDNVTLDYAMSQKTNKLNPLTNGNCINVDGRKSGHTHHIRIVNNKVHKCGGVGIAAIESDYVTIDNNVVFDNAWYSVYGCSGISMLSNWNFDNNRGYKMFVTNNKTYNNRMFIPWIAVGKITDGNGIIIDTSRNNQNNSKLGAYKGRTLVKNNLTFNNGGSGIHTFLSDRVDIVNNTAVLNNQSPEIKDGQIFANVSSDVRILRNILYAYPGKPVNSSNKNKNVIYGYNIYLNSSKVSIKGTHDIVADSRFLKKYPTLEKISGNWKRRLDKQNPPMQTYAEPDLLEGFACGSVTYRLKGKIIKVGCSR; the protein is encoded by the coding sequence GTGGTAATTACAGGTTTCAACTTAAGTGCATACTTTGCAATTCCCTTAGTATTGAGTCTTTTGGCTAAGGGAGAAAATATAAAAGTATCTTTAGTTGAAAACGTCCATCAAGTATCTACTAACAAGGAAATTATCTTATCCAGTCGCCAGCTAATCAGCACTAAGACGACACCGAAAACATACTACGTTAGTGGTACTGGAAACGACACAAATAGCGGACTCTCTAATTCATCTCCCTTTAGGACAATTCAAAAGGCAGCAAATCTGACCAATCCTGGGGACACCGTACTGATTATGAACGGAGTGTACAGGAATTCAAGCCCAAATGGGCAGGTAGTATCTATTACTCGCTCTGGAAAAGCAAACGCATGGATTAAGTTTAAGGCATATCCTGGGCATCGTCCGAAAATTAAGCACAATGGATGGAATGGAATTTTGATTCACAGTGGAGCGTCATATATTGAAATAAATGGGCTTGAAGTCATAGGGAACAATGACAATGTAACCCTAGATTATGCAATGAGTCAGAAAACTAACAAACTAAACCCTCTGACGAATGGAAACTGCATCAACGTAGATGGACGGAAAAGTGGTCATACTCACCATATACGTATTGTCAACAACAAGGTACATAAGTGTGGAGGAGTAGGCATTGCAGCGATTGAATCGGACTACGTGACGATAGATAATAACGTGGTGTTCGATAATGCTTGGTACAGTGTTTATGGTTGCAGTGGTATTTCCATGTTGAGCAATTGGAATTTTGACAACAATCGGGGATACAAGATGTTTGTAACCAACAACAAGACCTATAACAATCGCATGTTCATCCCTTGGATTGCAGTCGGAAAGATTACAGATGGTAATGGCATTATTATCGATACATCAAGAAATAATCAAAATAACTCAAAGTTGGGTGCATATAAAGGACGCACTTTAGTTAAAAACAATCTTACATTTAATAATGGTGGTTCAGGTATTCATACATTTTTAAGCGATCGTGTTGATATTGTAAATAATACTGCTGTTTTAAATAATCAAAGTCCCGAAATTAAAGATGGGCAAATATTTGCTAATGTATCATCTGATGTCAGGATTTTAAGGAACATTCTTTATGCTTATCCTGGCAAACCTGTTAATAGTAGTAATAAAAATAAAAACGTTATTTACGGTTATAATATATACCTTAATAGTTCGAAGGTAAGTATTAAGGGAACTCACGATATTGTTGCAGACTCACGGTTTTTAAAAAAGTATCCCACTCTAGAAAAAATATCTGGCAATTGGAAACGGCGGCTAGATAAACAAAATCCGCCTATGCAAACTTATGCAGAGCCTGATTTGCTAGAAGGTTTTGCTTGTGGATCTGTTACCTATCGTTTAAAAGGGAAAATCATCAAAGTGGGATGCTCTCGTTAG
- a CDS encoding metallophosphoesterase family protein: protein MSETSPRRIVIGDVHGHYEGLMTLLEAIAPTSDDQIYFLGDLIDRGPHSSQVVNFVKRHNYPCLLGNHEQMLLNILTNERTSSPTMQAWLYSGGQATVASYHEASIPDDHLDWFKSLPTYLDLGDIWLTHAGVDPSKLVTEQTADQLCWIREEFHSIEKPYFPDKLIIIGHTITFTLPGVSPGKLAQGQGWLDIDTGAYHPRSGWLTGLDVTNNLVYQVNIFKNYLRTLPLEEAVITVNPAKIKVDRRNKN, encoded by the coding sequence ATGAGCGAAACTAGCCCCAGACGAATAGTAATTGGGGATGTACATGGACACTATGAAGGTTTAATGACTTTGTTGGAGGCGATCGCTCCCACGTCAGACGATCAAATCTATTTTTTGGGAGACTTAATCGATCGCGGGCCTCATAGCTCACAAGTAGTTAATTTTGTCAAACGACATAACTACCCATGTTTGCTGGGAAATCATGAGCAGATGTTATTAAACATTTTGACTAATGAAAGAACTTCCTCCCCGACGATGCAAGCATGGTTGTATAGTGGAGGGCAAGCTACCGTAGCCAGTTACCACGAGGCTTCAATCCCCGATGACCATCTGGATTGGTTCAAGAGTTTGCCTACATATCTCGACTTGGGGGATATTTGGTTAACTCATGCTGGGGTTGACCCTTCCAAGTTGGTGACAGAACAAACTGCCGATCAACTCTGCTGGATACGAGAGGAATTTCACAGCATCGAAAAACCCTACTTTCCAGATAAGCTTATTATCATCGGTCACACGATTACTTTTACTCTGCCTGGTGTTTCTCCTGGGAAACTGGCACAAGGACAGGGATGGCTAGACATAGATACTGGCGCTTATCATCCCCGGAGTGGCTGGTTGACTGGACTGGATGTAACGAATAACCTGGTTTATCAAGTTAACATTTTTAAAAACTATCTTCGTACTCTCCCTTTAGAAGAGGCTGTAATTACCGTTAATCCAGCCAAAATCAAAGTCGATCGCCGCAATAAAAATTAA
- a CDS encoding precorrin-8X methylmutase: protein MEWHVTDAQSLAIIDNEIENHVFSPAEYEIVRRVIYSTADFEYKSLIRFSERALQAGAAALAARTTIVVDVPMVQVGIASEIQNTFANPVYCSMEALTRPQKEKTRTAWGIETLAKRYPEGIFVIGQAQTALTALVDLIEAEEIRPALIIATPVGFVNVDEAKGRLQDSLVPHITIESRKGNAVVAAAIVDGLVDLAWQAYGQDGNRGS, encoded by the coding sequence ATGGAATGGCACGTAACTGATGCTCAAAGTTTAGCAATCATTGATAATGAAATTGAAAATCATGTCTTTTCACCCGCAGAATATGAGATTGTGCGGCGGGTAATATACTCTACAGCTGACTTTGAGTATAAGTCTTTGATTCGTTTCTCTGAGCGTGCCTTACAAGCAGGAGCAGCAGCACTAGCCGCGCGTACCACGATTGTGGTAGATGTCCCGATGGTGCAAGTAGGTATTGCATCTGAGATTCAAAACACCTTTGCTAATCCGGTGTATTGCAGCATGGAAGCTCTGACACGCCCTCAAAAAGAAAAAACTCGGACAGCATGGGGAATCGAAACCTTAGCAAAGCGTTATCCAGAGGGCATTTTTGTGATTGGTCAAGCACAAACAGCACTAACAGCACTAGTTGATTTAATTGAGGCTGAGGAAATTAGACCTGCTTTGATAATTGCAACTCCAGTAGGATTTGTCAATGTTGATGAAGCGAAAGGGCGTTTACAAGACTCCTTAGTGCCCCATATTACAATTGAGAGTCGCAAAGGTAATGCAGTTGTAGCAGCTGCGATCGTTGATGGATTGGTAGACTTGGCTTGGCAAGCTTATGGACAAGATGGAAATCGGGGGAGCTAG
- a CDS encoding YtxH domain-containing protein — protein sequence MSNNRSGVFIGGLMLGATIGALTGLLVAPRTGRETRKILKKSANAIPELAEDLSTSVQIQADRLSASALRNWDETLDRLREAIAAGVDATQKESQILKRQTSPEDSDYLPQPLERS from the coding sequence ATGTCTAATAACCGTTCTGGAGTATTTATTGGCGGTTTGATGCTGGGAGCTACCATCGGTGCTTTAACCGGTTTGCTCGTGGCTCCACGTACAGGGCGCGAAACGCGTAAAATCTTGAAGAAATCTGCCAATGCTATCCCAGAATTGGCAGAAGATTTATCAACGAGTGTGCAAATCCAAGCAGATCGTCTCTCTGCCAGCGCATTACGAAACTGGGATGAGACTTTAGATCGATTACGGGAAGCGATCGCAGCAGGTGTAGATGCCACTCAAAAGGAAAGCCAAATCTTAAAGCGGCAAACATCACCTGAAGACTCAGATTATCTTCCCCAGCCATTAGAACGCTCATAA
- a CDS encoding peptidylprolyl isomerase, translating into MTEAIQIGNRTITARELISLLGNYQMLPQLQRELIIDEAIEQNSRSEKIAIECTPEEIAQAKQQFYVEKQLKNEEDIQAWMTHQGLTIEQIEVITTRKLKIEKFKQATWGNKLESYFFQSKAKLDKVIYSLLRTQDVGIAQELYFRIQAKENSFADLAREYSLGPEAQTGGLVGPIELNALHPIMVQMLSSSQPGQILPPTRIAEWFVILRLEKFIPAQLDEFMKVRLLNELFETWLQEQQKQIMSVPQGEKGTGG; encoded by the coding sequence ATGACTGAAGCGATCCAAATCGGTAATCGTACAATCACAGCGCGTGAGTTGATTTCCTTGCTAGGAAATTACCAAATGCTGCCACAGTTGCAGAGAGAATTGATCATCGATGAGGCCATAGAGCAAAATTCCCGCTCCGAGAAGATAGCAATAGAGTGTACTCCTGAGGAAATAGCCCAAGCCAAACAGCAGTTTTACGTTGAAAAACAGTTAAAAAATGAAGAAGACATCCAGGCTTGGATGACACATCAAGGGCTGACTATTGAACAAATAGAAGTTATTACAACTCGTAAGCTTAAAATTGAAAAATTCAAGCAAGCCACTTGGGGTAATAAACTGGAATCCTACTTTTTTCAGTCGAAAGCAAAACTAGACAAAGTAATTTATTCCCTACTGCGAACCCAAGATGTGGGAATTGCCCAAGAACTTTACTTCCGCATTCAGGCAAAAGAAAACTCTTTTGCTGACTTGGCGCGTGAATATTCACTCGGGCCAGAAGCTCAAACTGGAGGTTTAGTAGGCCCGATTGAACTGAATGCACTACATCCGATAATGGTGCAAATGCTATCTAGCAGTCAACCAGGCCAGATATTGCCCCCTACCCGCATCGCCGAGTGGTTCGTGATTTTGCGCCTGGAAAAATTTATCCCCGCGCAACTGGATGAATTTATGAAAGTGCGACTACTGAATGAACTCTTTGAAACTTGGTTACAAGAACAGCAAAAGCAAATCATGTCTGTACCACAAGGCGAGAAGGGCACAGGAGGATAG
- a CDS encoding DUF3082 domain-containing protein: MSDQNLTPPTDTKIQATASPLRCLIGAVISGGMGYALYSLMIAIATNFAAKPLHSINPLVIKISSAVRTLVVGVVALGSGIFGIVAIGLLALGVQLLMQQLSKQKSSEN, translated from the coding sequence ATGAGTGACCAAAATTTAACGCCACCAACTGATACTAAAATACAGGCGACAGCGAGTCCTTTACGCTGTCTAATTGGGGCGGTTATTTCTGGAGGAATGGGATATGCACTGTATTCACTGATGATTGCGATCGCTACAAATTTTGCTGCTAAACCCCTCCATTCAATTAATCCATTAGTAATTAAAATTTCCTCTGCTGTTCGGACTCTGGTTGTTGGTGTAGTTGCTTTAGGAAGCGGAATATTTGGTATAGTAGCAATTGGTTTGTTGGCTCTGGGAGTGCAATTATTAATGCAGCAGTTGAGCAAGCAAAAAAGTAGTGAAAACTAG
- a CDS encoding TPM domain-containing protein — MQSCFWRRILLSIAVFFLAGSIWVMNSPPALAYDNPELLPDTFTPVVDLAKSLPVLQEEKLVKDLEQFEADTGWKLRVLTQYDRTPGRAVIKYWGLDDKSILLVADSRGGNILSFSVGDAVYELLPRTFWIELQTRFGNLYFVREQGEDQAILQALESVKGCLLKGGCNVVPGLPREQWILTLITSVIGGIICGFAAQPREKGQVFAWQWALIFSPLWGILFIAFGIGPVVTRTSDWLPLVRNISGFIIGVLVAYLSPVFSRPSSSNEL, encoded by the coding sequence ATGCAATCTTGTTTTTGGCGACGAATTCTGCTATCTATTGCAGTCTTTTTTCTGGCTGGGTCAATTTGGGTCATGAATTCTCCCCCAGCACTGGCTTATGACAACCCTGAGTTACTCCCTGACACCTTTACCCCAGTTGTAGACTTAGCTAAATCTCTACCTGTGCTGCAAGAAGAAAAGCTTGTCAAAGATTTAGAACAGTTTGAAGCCGATACAGGCTGGAAACTGAGAGTATTGACCCAGTATGACCGCACCCCAGGCCGGGCAGTTATAAAATATTGGGGTTTGGATGACAAAAGCATTTTACTAGTTGCCGATTCTCGTGGCGGTAACATCCTCAGTTTTAGCGTCGGCGATGCTGTTTATGAACTTTTACCCAGAACATTCTGGATAGAACTGCAAACTCGCTTCGGTAATTTGTACTTTGTGCGCGAACAAGGCGAAGACCAAGCCATTCTGCAAGCTTTAGAATCTGTTAAAGGCTGTTTGCTCAAAGGTGGTTGCAATGTTGTTCCTGGACTACCACGAGAGCAATGGATTCTCACCTTGATTACCTCAGTTATTGGTGGGATAATTTGTGGATTTGCAGCTCAACCCCGCGAGAAAGGACAAGTTTTTGCTTGGCAATGGGCTTTAATTTTCTCACCTTTATGGGGGATCTTATTTATTGCCTTTGGTATTGGGCCAGTGGTGACACGTACAAGCGACTGGCTACCTCTAGTTCGCAATATCTCTGGCTTCATTATCGGTGTCTTGGTTGCCTACTTATCTCCTGTTTTCAGCCGACCTTCTTCTAGTAATGAGTTATAA
- a CDS encoding M48 family metallopeptidase produces the protein MFNWKVFVANYRVWRRSWFYPLISVVVALSLCLSTPVPGRALDFLPLLLQGVQAFQLSNISPNQEVDLGKQINQELVGSQVRLYRNPEVNRYVEQVGRRLAVNSDRPNLPYTFQVVEDDSINAFATLGGYVYVHTGLLKTADNEAELASVLAHEIGHIGGKHVVKQMQQKALESGLLSAAGLDRNTAVQIGVQLARDLPRSRNNEFEADQRGLRTLTRTGYAQSAMVSFMQKLLKKGGSAPTFLSTHPGTSDRIDALRRAINSQPSNGNYGLDNGSYKANIRPLVRS, from the coding sequence ATGTTCAATTGGAAAGTTTTTGTTGCAAATTACCGAGTGTGGCGGCGTAGCTGGTTTTATCCTTTAATTTCAGTGGTAGTTGCCCTGAGCCTGTGCCTGAGTACACCCGTGCCTGGAAGAGCTTTAGATTTCTTGCCTCTTCTACTCCAAGGAGTTCAGGCATTTCAGCTTTCTAATATATCCCCTAACCAAGAAGTTGATCTTGGTAAGCAGATTAATCAGGAATTAGTTGGCAGTCAAGTGCGACTTTACCGTAATCCCGAAGTTAATCGCTATGTAGAACAAGTTGGTCGGCGTTTAGCAGTCAATAGCGATCGCCCGAATCTTCCTTATACCTTTCAGGTAGTTGAGGATGACAGTATTAATGCTTTTGCTACCTTGGGTGGCTATGTCTATGTTCATACAGGTTTGCTGAAAACTGCAGACAATGAAGCGGAACTAGCAAGTGTACTCGCCCATGAAATTGGTCACATTGGCGGTAAACACGTAGTTAAACAGATGCAGCAAAAAGCGCTCGAAAGTGGTCTATTATCAGCAGCTGGCTTAGATCGAAATACGGCGGTGCAAATTGGTGTACAGTTAGCGCGAGACTTGCCACGCAGTCGTAACAATGAATTTGAGGCAGATCAAAGAGGGTTACGAACTTTGACACGGACTGGTTACGCCCAGTCTGCAATGGTTTCCTTTATGCAAAAGCTGCTGAAAAAGGGTGGTTCTGCTCCAACATTTTTAAGTACCCACCCCGGAACGAGCGATCGCATTGATGCCCTCAGACGTGCAATTAACTCCCAACCTAGTAATGGAAATTATGGGTTGGATAATGGTAGTTATAAAGCTAATATTCGACCATTAGTAAGGTCTTGA
- the dapB gene encoding 4-hydroxy-tetrahydrodipicolinate reductase: MTNQAPIPVIVNGAAGKMGREVIKAVAQAPDLNLVGAIDHSLEHQDKDAGELAGLSEPLEVPITNQLEPMLGYVAGDRQSPPGVIVDFTHPDSVYDNIRSAIAYGIRPVVGTTGLSPEQIQDLADFADKASTGCLIIPNFSIGMVLLQQAAIAASKYFDHVEIIELHHNQKADAPSGTAIQTAQLLGELGKTFNPALVEETEKLPGARGSIADEGIRIHSVRLPGLIAHQEVIFGAAGQIYTLRHDTSDRACYMPGVLLAIRKVLALKSLVYGLEKIL; this comes from the coding sequence ATGACAAATCAAGCTCCTATCCCGGTTATTGTCAACGGTGCTGCTGGTAAAATGGGCCGTGAGGTGATTAAGGCAGTGGCGCAAGCCCCTGACTTAAACCTAGTGGGTGCAATTGACCACAGTTTAGAACATCAAGATAAAGACGCTGGAGAATTAGCGGGTTTAAGCGAACCCCTGGAAGTGCCAATTACCAATCAATTGGAACCGATGTTAGGGTATGTAGCTGGCGACAGACAGTCTCCTCCAGGGGTAATTGTAGACTTTACTCATCCTGATTCAGTTTATGACAATATTCGTAGTGCGATCGCCTACGGTATTCGTCCTGTAGTTGGAACCACTGGGTTAAGTCCAGAACAAATTCAAGACTTGGCAGACTTTGCCGACAAAGCTAGCACTGGTTGTCTAATTATTCCTAATTTTTCCATTGGTATGGTGCTGTTACAACAAGCCGCGATCGCAGCCTCAAAATATTTTGATCATGTGGAAATTATTGAACTGCATCACAACCAAAAAGCTGATGCTCCCAGTGGTACTGCCATTCAAACGGCGCAGTTACTAGGAGAATTGGGTAAAACTTTTAACCCTGCTCTTGTAGAAGAGACAGAGAAATTACCAGGAGCGAGGGGTAGCATAGCAGATGAAGGGATTAGAATTCATAGCGTGCGCTTGCCAGGACTGATTGCTCATCAAGAAGTTATTTTTGGCGCAGCAGGACAAATTTATACTTTACGACATGACACGAGCGATCGCGCTTGCTATATGCCAGGAGTGCTACTAGCGATTCGCAAAGTCTTAGCGCTAAAGTCGTTAGTATATGGATTAGAAAAGATACTTTAG
- a CDS encoding metal ABC transporter solute-binding protein, Zn/Mn family, giving the protein MSKKLPSTNSFRAILVALTIGFVGCGNQTARTAFTQTTTPVNENLPQVVATTSVLCDLTKQVAGDTVNLTCLIDPSADPHTYKPKPEDRRAIEQANLILYSGYNLEPNLIKLIKATKNTVPRIAVGQLAVSKPQKFQKDGKNLINPHLWHNTKNAIRMVQVINSNLRKLESSNAETYNSNTKKITNELTQLDSWIKSTITSIPAKERKLVTTSNALSYYAKAYSIPLAGGLQGISTGENLTATRMKNLVANIKQTQVSTIFSDAATNENSLQSVAKVAEVKISDRKLYVEGLGEPGTEADTYQKMMIANTRTIVEGLGGTYLMFQARAAN; this is encoded by the coding sequence ATGTCAAAAAAATTACCATCAACTAATTCCTTCCGAGCCATTTTAGTTGCTTTGACAATTGGATTTGTTGGGTGTGGAAATCAAACTGCAAGAACTGCATTTACTCAAACTACCACCCCGGTAAATGAGAACCTTCCTCAAGTTGTAGCAACAACAAGTGTACTATGTGATTTAACCAAGCAAGTTGCTGGGGATACAGTTAACCTCACCTGCTTAATTGACCCTAGTGCCGATCCTCATACTTATAAGCCAAAGCCGGAAGATCGCAGAGCCATTGAGCAAGCTAATCTTATTCTCTATAGTGGCTATAATTTAGAACCAAATCTGATCAAATTAATTAAAGCGACTAAAAACACTGTACCGAGAATAGCTGTTGGGCAACTTGCGGTATCTAAGCCACAAAAATTTCAGAAAGACGGCAAGAATTTAATTAATCCTCATCTTTGGCACAATACCAAGAATGCTATCAGAATGGTGCAGGTAATTAATAGTAATCTGAGAAAACTAGAATCTAGTAATGCAGAAACTTATAACAGTAATACCAAAAAGATTACAAATGAACTCACTCAACTAGATAGTTGGATTAAGTCAACAATTACGAGTATTCCTGCCAAAGAACGTAAGTTAGTTACAACATCTAATGCACTTAGTTATTACGCTAAAGCATACAGTATTCCATTAGCAGGGGGATTACAAGGTATTAGTACTGGCGAAAACTTAACAGCAACACGAATGAAAAATTTGGTTGCAAATATTAAACAAACTCAAGTATCAACAATTTTTTCTGACGCGGCAACTAACGAGAATTCACTTCAATCTGTAGCGAAAGTTGCTGAAGTGAAAATTTCTGATAGAAAGTTATATGTTGAGGGGCTTGGTGAACCAGGAACCGAGGCAGATACTTATCAGAAAATGATGATCGCCAATACACGTACAATTGTAGAAGGATTAGGAGGAACGTATTTAATGTTTCAAGCGAGAGCTGCTAATTAG
- the ispE gene encoding 4-(cytidine 5'-diphospho)-2-C-methyl-D-erythritol kinase has product MRSYSLIAPAKINLYLEIIGDRPDGYHELAMILQSIGLSDQIDVRSISTDSIRVHCNHPQVPTDKSNLAYRAAELMVRQFPEAFAKYGGVEITVNKQIPVAAGLAGGSTNAAAVLVGIDLLWKLGLTQSELEELGGTLGSDVPFCVAGGTAIATGRGEQLSPLPSLDNIYIVLGKYRSLEVSTPWAYKTYRQQFGHSYIIDTDNLAARASAVHSGAIVKAILHKDTREIAQKLHNDLERVVLPAYPQVLHLREVFANQEGVLGTMMSGSGPTVFALFESQQQAELVLQQVREAIIDEDLELFVTRTITHGIKVTSSV; this is encoded by the coding sequence ATGCGTTCCTACAGCTTAATTGCCCCTGCTAAAATCAACTTGTATCTGGAAATCATTGGCGATCGCCCCGATGGTTATCATGAGTTAGCCATGATACTTCAAAGTATCGGACTTTCAGATCAAATTGATGTGCGTTCCATCAGCACTGACAGCATTCGTGTTCACTGTAACCACCCACAAGTACCGACAGATAAAAGTAATCTGGCATACCGGGCAGCAGAATTAATGGTCAGGCAATTTCCCGAAGCCTTTGCTAAATATGGCGGTGTGGAGATTACCGTCAATAAGCAGATTCCTGTAGCGGCTGGGTTGGCTGGGGGTTCGACGAATGCAGCAGCTGTGTTAGTGGGCATAGATTTACTGTGGAAGTTGGGATTAACTCAGTCTGAATTAGAAGAGTTAGGAGGTACACTCGGTTCTGATGTCCCATTTTGTGTAGCAGGTGGAACTGCGATCGCAACAGGTAGGGGTGAGCAACTTTCTCCCCTGCCGAGTTTAGATAACATATATATAGTATTGGGGAAATACCGCAGTCTGGAAGTTTCCACACCTTGGGCATACAAAACCTATCGACAGCAGTTTGGCCATTCTTATATTATAGATACCGATAATTTGGCAGCCCGTGCTAGTGCAGTTCATTCAGGAGCAATAGTCAAAGCTATTTTGCATAAAGATACGAGGGAAATTGCCCAAAAATTGCACAATGATTTAGAGCGTGTGGTATTGCCAGCCTATCCCCAAGTTTTGCATTTGCGAGAAGTGTTTGCAAATCAGGAAGGCGTTTTAGGAACAATGATGTCCGGTTCTGGCCCAACAGTATTTGCTCTTTTTGAATCTCAACAGCAAGCAGAACTAGTTTTGCAGCAAGTAAGGGAAGCAATTATTGATGAGGACTTAGAATTGTTTGTAACTCGGACAATTACGCATGGTATTAAAGTGACATCATCTGTTTAA
- a CDS encoding DUF4330 domain-containing protein — translation MAILDSKGRLFGKINLLDLGAALVILLVIFGIFVFPGTSGSVAQVGAKTIPIEVDLVVRGLNVRDPEQLFNNGLKKGGKTNVIIRNQPYGQIEIKSIQQLPRTVNVFQPDGSVKELPDPKTNNFSTDLLLTLDGKAQVTDNGPVLGNSKVKIGMPFELEGFNYNFNATVIDIRLKDK, via the coding sequence ATGGCTATTTTAGATTCAAAAGGTCGCTTGTTCGGCAAAATCAACCTCTTAGATTTAGGTGCTGCACTGGTAATTCTGCTAGTGATATTCGGCATCTTTGTCTTTCCTGGAACTTCTGGTTCTGTTGCCCAAGTTGGTGCGAAAACAATACCTATAGAAGTAGATTTAGTAGTTCGTGGGTTGAATGTCCGTGACCCTGAGCAATTATTTAATAACGGATTAAAAAAAGGTGGAAAGACTAATGTGATTATCCGCAATCAACCTTATGGGCAGATTGAAATTAAATCCATTCAACAGCTACCTAGAACAGTCAATGTTTTCCAACCTGATGGCAGTGTAAAAGAATTACCAGATCCAAAAACCAACAATTTTAGTACAGATTTACTTTTGACTCTAGACGGTAAAGCCCAGGTTACTGACAATGGACCCGTTCTAGGTAACAGTAAAGTTAAAATTGGAATGCCATTTGAGTTGGAAGGCTTTAACTACAACTTCAATGCAACTGTTATTGATATCAGACTCAAAGACAAATAG